The following is a genomic window from Leptotrichia hongkongensis.
CAAACTAATGCAACAACACCTTCTGCAATCATTGCACCATAAAATACTTTTCTTCCTTCAGTTTCGTTTTTTATGCAACGTGCAACCATTGGAGACTGAGTAGCATGGAAACCGCTTACAGCACCGCAGGCAATTGAGATAAACAAGTAAGGGAACATTGATACTCCTTTAGGATGTGGATTTCCTTTAAAAATTTCAGTAATTTCGGGAATTGCAAAAGCACCTGTAAATTGTCCATAAATTAACATTCCTCCAATACCAATCGCCATAAACAGCAACGCAAAACCAAAAATTGGATAAATTTTAGCAATGATTTTATCAAGTGGAAGAATTGTAGCCAAGATATAATAAGCAATGATAACGATTGTAAAAGTCATGGCACTCACGCCTGGAATCAGATTGTGAAGGATATCAGCAGGTGATTTTATAAATACTACTCCAACTAAAAGAAGTAAAACAATTGAGAAAACTCTCATAATTTGCTGCATCACAACGCCTAAATTTTGTCCCACAAGTTCACCAATACTGCTTCCCTTATCCCTAAGTGAAAGCATACCAATCAAGAAATCATGAACAGCTCCTCCAAAAATACATCCAAAGACAATCCATAAAAATGCAGCTGGACCCCATAAAGCACCTGCAATAGCTCCAAAAATTGGACCTGTTCCAGCAATATTCAGAAATTGAATCAAAAACGCTTTTGGAGTGCTAACTTCTACATAGTCGACACCATCGTAATATTCGATTGAAGGTGGAGTTCTGTCAGGTTCTATTCCGAAAACTTTTTCTACAAACTTGCTGTAAAATGCG
Proteins encoded in this region:
- a CDS encoding carbon starvation CstA family protein; translation: MISFILAIVALILGYAFYSKFVEKVFGIEPDRTPPSIEYYDGVDYVEVSTPKAFLIQFLNIAGTGPIFGAIAGALWGPAAFLWIVFGCIFGGAVHDFLIGMLSLRDKGSSIGELVGQNLGVVMQQIMRVFSIVLLLLVGVVFIKSPADILHNLIPGVSAMTFTIVIIAYYILATILPLDKIIAKIYPIFGFALLFMAIGIGGMLIYGQFTGAFAIPEITEIFKGNPHPKGVSMFPYLFISIACGAVSGFHATQSPMVARCIKNETEGRKVFYGAMIAEGVVALVWAAAAMTVFGGIKELAAAGTPAVVVNKASVQLLGVFGAFLAVLGVVACPITSGDTAFRGSRLIIADIFKIKQAPIKNRFLIAIPLFVVGIYLTTIDFNIIWRYFAWANQTLAAVSLWTATVWLVKKEKPFLFALIPSMFMTMVVTTYIIIAPEGFVRFFKNVPVHTIEFYGILIASVVTIICTALLFNYKHHLHGKSHHAGHLHIAKNN